A stretch of Henckelia pumila isolate YLH828 chromosome 4, ASM3356847v2, whole genome shotgun sequence DNA encodes these proteins:
- the LOC140867777 gene encoding dynein light chain 1, cytoplasmic-like produces MLEGKALIEDTDMPLKMQIQAMASASQALDLYDVLDCESLAAHIKKEFDKRYGNGWQCVVGSNFGCFFTHTKGSFIYFTVETLNFLIFKGASSRPSC; encoded by the exons ATGTTGGAAGGAAAAGCTTTGATAGAGGACACAGATATGCCATTGAAGATGCAGATTCAAGCTATGGCTTCTGCTTCCCAAGCTTTGGATCTTTACGATGTTTTGGACTGCGAATCCCTCGCCGCCCACATAAAAAAG GAATTTGATAAAAGATACGGGAATGGATGGCAGTGCGTGGTGGGATCTAACTTTGGTTGTTTTTTCACACACACAAAAGGGAGTTTCATATATTTTACAGTAGAAACCCTCAATTTTCTCATCTTCAAAGGTGCCTCTTCAAGGCCTTCTTGCTAG
- the LOC140867775 gene encoding hydroxyphenylpyruvate reductase: MEAIGVLLMCPVSNYLEQELDRRFNLFRYWNQPRPREFLAQNSDSIRAVVGNASAGADAELIDALPKLEIVSSFSVGLDKIDLNRCREKGIRVTNTPDVLTDDVADLAIGLMLAVLRRICMCDKHVRSGGWKFGDFKLTTRFSGKRVGIIGLGRIGLAVAKRAEAFDCPISYYSRSKKPDTNYQYYSTVVNLASNCDILVVACALTPETTHVINREVMNALGPKGVLINIARGPHVDEAELVSALVEGRLGGAGLDVFEKEPHVPEELFGLENVVLLPHVGSGTVETRTAMADLVLGNLEAYFANKPLLTQVV, from the exons ATGGAGGCGATCGGAGTTCTGCTAATGTGCCCGGTGAGCAATTACTTGGAGCAAGAGCTCGACAGGCGATTCAATCTCTTCCGGTACTGGAATCAGCCTCGGCCACGCGAGTTCCTGGCTCAGAACTCCGATTCCATCCGCGCGGTGGTCGGGAACGCCTCCGCCGGCGCCGACGCGGAGCTTATTGACGCGTTGCCGAAGCTGGAAATAGTTTCCAGCTTCAGCGTGGGGTTGGATAAGATCGATTTGAACAGGTGCAGGGAGAAGGGGATTAGGGTTACCAACACCCCGGATGTGCTGACGGATGACGTGGCTGATCTGGCGATCGGGTTGATGCTGGCGGTCTTGAGGAGGATTTGTATGTGTGATAAACATGTGAGGTCGGGAGGTTGGAAATTTGGTGACTTCAAGTTGACGACTAGG TTCAGCGGCAAGAGAGTGGGCATTATAGGATTGGGCAGAATTGGGTTGGCAGTCGCCAAGAGAGCGGAGGCATTTGATTGCCCCATTAGTTATTACTCAAGATCCAAGAAACCAGATACAAACTACCAGTACTATTCTACTGTTGTTAACTTGGCTTCAAACTGTGATATCCTAGTCGTGGCGTGTGCTCTGACTCCCGAAACGACTCATGTTATCAATCGAGAAGTGATGAATGCATTAGGCCCCAAGGGAGTTCTCATCAACATTGCAAGAGGCCCACATGTTGATGAAGCCGAATTGGTCTCAGCTCTTGTGGAGGGCCGTCTTGGTGGTGCTGGACTTGATGTATTCGAAAAGGAACCCCACGTTCCAGAAGAGCTCTTTGGCCTGGAAAATGTTGTCCTGCTGCCTCATGTAGGGAGTGGCACAGTGGAAACACGGACGGCCATGGCCGACCTTGTTCTTGGGAATTTGGAAGCTTATTTCGCAAACAAGCCGCTATTGACTCAGGTCGTTTGA
- the LOC140867773 gene encoding rop guanine nucleotide exchange factor 12 has translation MVRALEEEQEIYKSRLGHFKGMHENVGRQTRSLILEKDDSLSHADHDRVMSRSHASIPLNDHQPSDQQLKIGCALNRTENITSRLSMDGSVPNANARDRQHSDLELMKEKFTKLLLGEDMSGGGKGVSSALALSNAITNLAASAFGEQKRLEPMAAETKARWRKEIDWLLSVTDHIVEFVPSNQKSKDGTNMEIMVTNQRTDLHMNIPALRKLDAMLLDCLENFKDQNEFYYTSKNDDDSDKARQDDKWWIPTPKVPPNGLSEVTRKWLQFQKDSVNQVLKAAMAINAQVLSEMEIPENYIESLPKNGRASLGDSIYKSITDEHFDPNFLLSTLDLSSEHKILDLKNKIEASVVIWKRKMNSKDIKSSWGSAVSMEKRELFEDRAETILLILKHRFPGIPQSGLDISKIQYNIDVGQAILESYSRIIESLAFTVLSRIEDVMHADSLARNPDAELERCPLKDHSVQEKFPNAQEELEKLNSSEAPSSMTLLDFMGWNMDQGETDTRKDSADRINRDADSDNPIKPINTNKKVSYIERLENLGGSRSPRARH, from the exons ATGGTTCGAGCCCtggaagaagaacaagaaatcTACAAATCCCGGCTAGGACATTTCAAGGGAATGCACGAGAATGTAGGGAGACAGACACGGAGTTTGATCCTCGAAAAAGATGATTCGTTGTCACACGCTGATCACGACAGGGTGATGTCAAGAAGTCATGCTTCCATTCCTTTGAATGATCACCAGCCTTCGGATCAACAGCTTAAGATTGGTTGTGCTCTTAATAGGACCGAGAATATCACGTCCAGATTGTCCATGGATGGAAGTGTGCCCAATGCTAATGCTAGAGACAGGCAACATTCAG ATTTGGAACTTATGAAGGAGAAATTTACAAAGTTGCTTCTGGGAGAGGATATGTCTGGTGGGGGGAAAGGTGTATCATCTGCTCTGGCTCTGTCAAATGCCATTACAAATCTTGCAG CTTCCGCATTTGGAGAACAAAAGAGATTAGAGCCAATGGCAGCAGAGACCAAAGCAAGATGGAGAAAAGAGATTGATTGGCTGTTATCTGTCACAGACCACATTGTTGAATTTGTCCCTTCAAACCAAAAATCCAAAGATGGAACCAATATGGAG ATAATGGTGACGAATCAGAGAACCGATCTCCATATGAACATTCCAGCACTTAGAAAACTCGACGCAATGCTCCTT GATTGTCTGGAGAACTTTAAAGACCAAAATGAGTTCTACTACACGTCCAAGAACGATGATGATTCTGATAAAGCTAGACAAGATGATAAATGGTGGATTCCAACGCCAAAAGTTCCACCAAACGGATTGTCCGAAGTTACAAGAAAATGGCTGCAGTTTCAGAAGGATTCTGTTAATCAAGTGCTCAAAGCAGCTATGGCTATCAATGCTCAGGTCTTATCTGAAATGGAGATTCCTGAAAATTACATCGAGTCTCTCCCTAAG AATGGTAGAGCTAGCCTTGGAGACTCGATTTACAAGAGTATCACAGACGAACACTTTGATCCCAATTTCCTTCTCTCAACTCTGGACTTGTCCTCAGAACACAAGATTCTTGACCTTAAAAATAAGATCGAGGCATCAGTAGTGATATGGAAAAGGAAAATGAATTCTAAAGACATCAAATCTTCTTGGGGTTCAGCTGTGAGCATGGAGAAGAGGGAACTTTTTGAAGATAGAGCAGAAACTATTCTTCTGATCTTGAAGCATCGATTTCCCGGGATTCCTCAATCTGGTTTAGACATCAGCAAGATCCAATACAACATA GATGTGGGGCAGGCAATCTTAGAAAGTTATTCAAGAATCATAGAGAGCCTAGCATTCACAGTGTTATCAAGAATAGAAGATGTAATGCATGCTGACTCCCTTGCAAGAAACCCTGACGCAGAACTCGAAAGATGCCCTTTAAAAGATCACTCAGTCCAAGAGAAATTCCCTAATGCTCAGGAAGAATTAGAGAAGTTGAATTCATCAGAAGCACCGTCATCAATGACACTGTTGGATTTCATGGGATGGAATATGGATCAAGGAGAGACGGATACAAGAAAAGATTCTGCCGATAGGATTAACAGAGATGCTGATTCAGACAACCCCATCAAACCAATAAACACAAACAAGAAAGTATCCTACATAGAACGGCTAGAGAATCTAGGCGGTTCAAGGAGCCCACGAGCACGACACTAG